Part of the Streptomyces antimycoticus genome, GTGCGGGAGTCCAGCTCGTCGAGGATCCGGACCAGGTCCTCCTGCCGGGCGCCGCGCAGCACGCTGTTCTCGTTGGTCGAGCGCACCTGGATGGCGAGGCCCAGGCCGAGGCCGAAGAGCAGCAGGGCGACGATCAGCTGCGCGCGGGTCAGCCGCGGGGGCCATACGCCCTTCAGCAACCGCTGGCGGCCGGACAGGGCCTCCTCCGACCCCTTCTCGCCCCCACGGCCGCCCTGCCCGGCTCCGGGGCCTGGGGTGGGCCCCACACGCTCTCCGGGACCGCTCCTGGGCCCGCCGGGGGGCCTGGTGCCCTCGGCGGGCGGCGTGGGCGTGCCGCCCGGCTTGACAGGCCGGCCCTGGGCCTGCGGCGGCAGGGCCTCGGGCAGCACGGCCTTGGGCAGGGGCGTCCGGAGAGCGACATCCTTGAGACCACCCGGCGGCGGCCCGGCGGGCCTGCCCGACTCACCTCGCGGCGGCGCGGACGGCCTGCCCGGCTGCTCCCGTACGTCACGGTGCTCGGGCTTACGGGCGGGCGACGGGGCACCCGGCTGCGGCGTTTCGGCCACCGACTGCCGCTCCGGCCGCGCCCGCTCGCGCGGCTCCCCGGAGGGCGCGGGGTTCTCGGCCGTCTCCGGCCGTCGCGGCGGCTCGGGCGACCGCCGCGGCTGCTCAGCGGCCGGTTCGGTCTCTCCCGCCTTCGCTGTCGGCTCCGGCTTCTCGGGCCTCTCGGGCCCCTCGGTCAATCGCGGCGTTTCGGCCGACTGTCGCGACGTTTCGCCCGGCCCTCGGTTTTCAGCCGACTCTGGCCGCTCGGGCTTCTCAGGGGTGTCGTCGGTCGTCATCGGCCTCACGCCCGGAAGACATGGCGGCGGATCGCGGCCGCGTTGGAGAAGATCCGGATACCGAGCACCACCACGACTCCCGTCGACAGCTGGGCACCGACGCCCAGCTTGTCACCGAGGAAGACGATCAGTGCGGCCACCACCACATTGGACAGGAACGATACGACGAAGACCTTGTCGTCGAAGATCCCGTCCAGCATCGCCCGGAAGCCTCCGAAGACCGCGTCGAGTGCCGCCACGACGGCGATCGGCAGATAGGGCTCGACCACCGTCGGCACCACGGGTCGAACCACAAGTCCGACCACGACTCCCACGATGAGCCCCAATACGGCGATCACGATGTGCCCTTCCCTGTGTCGGCGTCACCCTTGCCGGAGCCACCGGCTATCGGTTCCGCGGTGCGTACGATCAGGCTCGGCGCGGCCGGAAGCCGGAGCGAGTCCTGGGCGGAAATGCTCGTGCGGATGTCATAGTTCTGCTGCAGCACATGCAGATACTGGCCGTCCGCGCTGTTCTGGAAAGCGGTGCTCAGCCGCTGCCCGTCCCCCACCGCGAGCACCGTATACGGGGGCGCCAGCGGCTTGTTGTCGACCAGTATGGCGTCTCCCGCCGCCCTGATCGCCGAGAGCGCCGTCAGCCGCTGCCCGTTGATCGAGATGGCCTCCGCGCCCGACTCCCACAGGCCGTTGACGACGCGCTGCATGTCGTGGTCGCGCACCCGGCCGGTATCGGAGAAGTCGGCGCTCTCCCGTGGTCCCCCGCCGCCGCCGGCCGCGCCCTTGGCGTCGTCGACCACCAGCTTCACCCCGGGGCCGGTCACTTCGTTGGCCCCCGAGAGCAGCGCCACCAGATCGGCCTTGGCTCCGCCGTGCTTCTCCAGTGCCTGCCGCTGCTTCTCCCCGACCTCGCCCCGGAGCTTGTCCACGCTCCTGGCGAGCTCGTCCGCGTTCGAGTTCCCCGTCTCGATACGGTCGATCAGTTCCCCCCGCTCCTTGGCCAGCGTGGGCGCCGATATCCGCGCCTCGGCGGCGCCGACGGTGATGACCACCGCGACCAGGACTAGGCCGAGAGCCAGCCCCAGTTTGGCCCGCATGGTGCGCGGCAGGCCCGAGCGACCGGTCTCACCGCGCCGCGCGGCGGCCTCGGCGTACCCGTCGTCGAGGCTGTGGTCCATCACATTGGTCAGCAGCGACATGGACGCGTCGAGGCGCGGACGAGGGCGCGGCGATGCTGTGCTCCGAACGGGGGGCGGCTGCGACATGCCGCACATCGTCGCACGTGGGGGCCGCCGCCACCGAATGGCCCCTCCGGCGTGCCGGATCGGGGACC contains:
- a CDS encoding DUF881 domain-containing protein, which gives rise to MSQPPPVRSTASPRPRPRLDASMSLLTNVMDHSLDDGYAEAAARRGETGRSGLPRTMRAKLGLALGLVLVAVVITVGAAEARISAPTLAKERGELIDRIETGNSNADELARSVDKLRGEVGEKQRQALEKHGGAKADLVALLSGANEVTGPGVKLVVDDAKGAAGGGGGPRESADFSDTGRVRDHDMQRVVNGLWESGAEAISINGQRLTALSAIRAAGDAILVDNKPLAPPYTVLAVGDGQRLSTAFQNSADGQYLHVLQQNYDIRTSISAQDSLRLPAAPSLIVRTAEPIAGGSGKGDADTGKGTS
- a CDS encoding DUF881 domain-containing protein gives rise to the protein MAETPQPGAPSPARKPEHRDVREQPGRPSAPPRGESGRPAGPPPGGLKDVALRTPLPKAVLPEALPPQAQGRPVKPGGTPTPPAEGTRPPGGPRSGPGERVGPTPGPGAGQGGRGGEKGSEEALSGRQRLLKGVWPPRLTRAQLIVALLLFGLGLGLAIQVRSTNENSVLRGARQEDLVRILDELDSRTQRLQDEKRRLENQRTELENSSDQAEEARKQTLQKEQQLGVLAGTVAAQGPGITITIDDSRGSVESDMLLDTVQELRAAGAEAIQIGKVRVVAGTYFADSGGAVQIDGQKVTQPYVVKVIGKPEDLEPALNIPGGVVQSLEKEQATVSVRREKKIVVDALRSAKRPDYARSSSR
- a CDS encoding small basic family protein, coding for MIAVLGLIVGVVVGLVVRPVVPTVVEPYLPIAVVAALDAVFGGFRAMLDGIFDDKVFVVSFLSNVVVAALIVFLGDKLGVGAQLSTGVVVVLGIRIFSNAAAIRRHVFRA